A genome region from Myroides fluvii includes the following:
- a CDS encoding ABC transporter ATP-binding protein, whose product MKLVIENLSKTYKNGVKALDDLSIEIGPGMFGLLGPNGAGKSSLMRTIATLQKPDTGSIRFGDINVLEQQNEFRKVLGYLPQDFGVYPNMSAVDLLDYFARLKGISNAVERREIVNRVLEVTNLYEVRRKSVSGYSGGMKQRFGIAQLLLNDPKLIIVDEPTAGLDPAERHRFLNVLREIGTNNIVIFSTHIVDDVNELCHEMAILNGGHLLERSTPKEAEQKLTGRIWLKEINREEIDQYSQFNILSGKYNQENRLKIRVYAEDSLAGEGFELVKPTLEDVYFVALKNE is encoded by the coding sequence ATGAAATTAGTTATTGAAAATTTAAGTAAGACCTATAAAAACGGGGTAAAAGCATTAGATGACTTGTCGATTGAGATTGGACCAGGTATGTTTGGTTTATTAGGACCAAATGGAGCTGGAAAATCTTCTTTGATGCGAACAATAGCTACATTACAAAAACCAGATACAGGTAGTATTCGCTTTGGCGATATTAATGTTTTGGAACAACAAAATGAATTTCGCAAAGTATTGGGGTATCTGCCTCAGGATTTCGGTGTTTATCCGAATATGTCTGCGGTTGATTTGTTGGATTATTTTGCGCGATTGAAAGGAATTTCAAATGCAGTAGAACGACGTGAAATTGTGAATCGCGTTTTAGAAGTAACCAATTTATACGAAGTAAGACGCAAAAGTGTAAGCGGGTATTCGGGAGGAATGAAACAGCGTTTTGGTATCGCTCAATTGTTGCTAAACGATCCAAAGTTAATCATTGTTGATGAGCCAACAGCTGGGCTAGATCCTGCAGAACGCCATCGCTTCTTAAATGTTTTACGCGAAATTGGAACCAACAATATCGTGATTTTCTCTACACACATCGTAGATGATGTAAATGAATTGTGTCATGAAATGGCTATTCTAAATGGAGGACATTTGTTAGAGAGAAGTACGCCCAAAGAGGCAGAACAAAAATTAACTGGACGTATTTGGTTAAAAGAAATCAATAGAGAAGAGATTGATCAATACAGTCAATTCAATATACTTTCGGGAAAATACAATCAAGAAAACCGCTTGAAAATTCGCGTGTACGCAGAGGATTCGCTTGCTGGTGAAGGTTTTGAGTTGGTAAAGCCAACCTTAGAAGATGTTTATTTTGTGGCATTAAAAAACGAGTAA
- a CDS encoding ABC transporter permease/M1 family aminopeptidase codes for MFKTVFSFELKRWFKSWVFYLYLAIFFAISFLSMMSTIGVFDAVKNTSASLLHMNSAYLLNVMLDSFNMLLYFLFPSIIGMAIYRDYKYNVHHILYSYPFSKWEYLLGKFSSSFIITLLISIMMGIGAFLATLIPWASPELLGPNVLWNYVQVYLINLIPNMLFIGVIVFAVVTLTRSIYSGFITIIIIMILQGMINSIAADVNYRELGALLDPYGGQALSYYTRYWSVDELNINDLPLEKYYLLNRLIWLGVSLLSLVILGKVFKFSQQPATFSWKRKVKGDRVVKNNFGGIFKIELPKVRYDYSLKANWNNVFAFAKVDFKFLARNRVFLILIGVGLLFMILVASFAMTMYGTATYPLTRQMLMIPGATFHFFILMITFLGAGLLVHRGENTRMNLLVDSTAVPNWVLFLSKFFALIGLQLLLLMVIMVTSMGIQAYNGFYQFEIDLYLQSLIGFDWIEFIIWALMAIAVQTFFKNYIVGFFVLLVLQMGWPAISKIGIEQPIFFFNSIPTPSYSDMNGFGSSADFGKFITYALYWSLFVAGLSGLTLLFWRRGVFSGLKERFYYAKKRAKAVVVVPTVLFFVAFVSLGAYLYYENTVLHVFRSSKETELLQVEYEKKYKKYEWMAQPRIVDVKVDLDLYPERNDFQARGTYVIENKSNQVIDTLLVAFYQDLNNKIVVEGASLLSTDTVQGFSFYRFDRPMQAGETRTMEFVVENNPNTFIRSESPVLNNGTFLNNSYFPSLGYSDRSELTDDEIRKKYGLAPKERMAEQTDKRALQNTYISNDADWIHFETTVSTSIDQIAIAPGYLQKEWTEGNRRYFHYKMDQKMLNFYAYNSARYEVKRDKWNDINIEIYYHKGHEYNLDRMLSGVRKSLDYYSTAFSPYQHKQVRIVEFPLTMGTFAQSFANTIPFSETIGFVAQVDDADENAVDYPFSVTAHEVAHQWWAHQVIGANVQGATMLSESLSEYSSLKVLEKEYGKGQMQRFLKDALDGYLGGRSYEDKKEKPLMYNENQQYIHYNKGSLVFYTMSDYLGDAVLNGVLKEYVKKVAFQEAPYTISTELVNDIKQATPDSLRYMVKDMFETITLYDNYVDKVEVKKLDNGKYEVKIKAYVSKYRAGDKGEKLYADKGETPLVFTGDKNLKIESLPLADYVEVGIFMKDKTAKNKDKVLYLQKVKVTAIENEFTIIVDEQPVEVGIDPYYKLIDTRSFDNRKAI; via the coding sequence ATGTTTAAAACAGTTTTTTCTTTTGAACTTAAACGTTGGTTTAAGAGCTGGGTGTTTTACTTATACCTAGCTATTTTTTTTGCGATAAGTTTCTTGTCGATGATGTCAACTATTGGTGTTTTTGATGCTGTGAAAAATACATCAGCCTCTTTATTACACATGAATTCCGCCTATTTATTAAATGTAATGTTGGATTCATTCAATATGTTGCTGTACTTTTTATTCCCTTCTATTATTGGAATGGCAATCTATAGGGATTACAAATACAATGTACATCATATTTTGTATTCATATCCCTTTTCTAAATGGGAATATCTACTGGGTAAATTTAGTAGCTCTTTTATAATTACGCTTTTAATTAGTATCATGATGGGAATAGGTGCATTTCTTGCAACCCTTATTCCTTGGGCTTCGCCTGAATTATTAGGACCCAATGTACTGTGGAACTATGTGCAAGTGTATCTCATTAATTTAATTCCCAATATGCTGTTTATTGGAGTGATTGTTTTTGCTGTAGTAACGTTAACGCGTAGTATTTACAGTGGATTCATAACCATTATCATCATTATGATTTTGCAGGGAATGATTAATAGTATTGCCGCAGATGTGAATTATAGAGAATTAGGGGCTTTGTTGGATCCTTATGGAGGACAGGCACTAAGCTATTATACCCGTTATTGGAGTGTAGATGAATTGAATATTAATGATTTACCGCTAGAGAAATACTATCTTTTAAATCGATTAATTTGGTTGGGAGTTAGTTTGTTGTCTTTGGTGATTCTAGGTAAGGTATTCAAGTTCTCCCAACAGCCGGCTACATTCTCTTGGAAGAGAAAGGTAAAAGGAGATCGTGTAGTGAAGAATAATTTTGGTGGAATTTTTAAAATAGAATTACCTAAAGTTCGTTACGATTATTCGTTAAAGGCGAACTGGAATAATGTATTTGCCTTTGCAAAGGTTGATTTTAAGTTCTTAGCACGCAATCGCGTATTCTTAATCCTAATAGGCGTTGGCTTGTTGTTTATGATTTTAGTAGCCAGTTTCGCCATGACGATGTATGGTACTGCGACCTATCCATTAACTCGACAAATGCTGATGATTCCGGGGGCTACCTTCCATTTCTTTATCTTGATGATTACATTCTTAGGCGCTGGGTTATTGGTGCATCGAGGAGAAAATACGCGCATGAATTTACTGGTAGATTCAACTGCAGTTCCCAATTGGGTCTTGTTCCTTTCTAAGTTTTTTGCGTTGATTGGATTGCAACTGCTGTTGTTAATGGTTATTATGGTAACGAGTATGGGAATTCAAGCGTATAATGGATTTTATCAGTTCGAAATAGATTTGTATTTACAAAGTTTAATTGGATTTGATTGGATTGAATTTATTATTTGGGCACTAATGGCGATTGCTGTTCAAACGTTCTTTAAAAATTATATCGTTGGATTCTTCGTTTTACTTGTGCTTCAAATGGGGTGGCCCGCTATTAGTAAAATTGGAATTGAACAACCGATTTTCTTTTTTAACTCTATACCAACACCTTCGTATTCAGATATGAACGGCTTCGGTTCAAGTGCAGATTTTGGGAAGTTTATTACTTATGCCCTATATTGGAGTTTGTTTGTGGCAGGATTGAGTGGCTTAACCTTATTGTTTTGGAGAAGAGGGGTATTTAGTGGATTGAAAGAACGTTTTTACTATGCTAAGAAACGAGCAAAGGCGGTGGTTGTCGTACCAACTGTGCTTTTCTTCGTTGCTTTTGTGAGTTTAGGAGCTTATTTATATTACGAAAATACAGTTTTACACGTGTTTCGCTCGTCTAAAGAAACAGAGCTGTTACAAGTAGAATATGAAAAAAAATACAAAAAGTATGAATGGATGGCACAACCTCGCATTGTAGATGTAAAGGTTGACCTTGATTTATATCCAGAAAGAAATGATTTCCAAGCCAGAGGAACTTATGTAATTGAAAATAAATCGAATCAAGTCATCGATACGCTATTGGTTGCTTTTTATCAAGATTTAAACAATAAGATTGTGGTAGAAGGAGCAAGCTTGCTATCAACAGATACAGTTCAAGGTTTTAGTTTTTATCGTTTTGATCGACCGATGCAAGCAGGTGAAACTAGAACGATGGAGTTTGTGGTAGAGAATAATCCTAATACATTTATTCGTTCGGAATCACCGGTTTTAAATAACGGAACATTTTTGAATAATAGTTATTTTCCTTCTTTGGGGTATAGTGATCGAAGTGAGTTGACAGATGATGAAATCCGCAAAAAGTATGGATTAGCGCCTAAAGAACGCATGGCAGAACAAACGGATAAACGGGCTTTGCAGAATACCTATATTAGTAACGATGCAGATTGGATTCACTTTGAGACGACGGTTAGTACGTCTATAGATCAAATCGCTATTGCTCCGGGGTATTTACAAAAAGAATGGACAGAAGGCAACCGCCGTTATTTCCATTACAAGATGGATCAAAAGATGTTGAATTTCTATGCTTATAACTCCGCACGCTATGAAGTAAAACGCGATAAATGGAACGATATTAATATTGAGATTTATTATCACAAAGGGCATGAGTACAACTTAGATCGCATGCTATCAGGAGTGAGAAAATCCTTAGATTATTATTCGACGGCATTTAGTCCATACCAACATAAACAAGTGCGCATTGTTGAATTTCCTTTAACGATGGGAACATTCGCACAATCTTTTGCCAACACCATCCCCTTTTCAGAAACAATTGGATTTGTAGCTCAGGTAGATGATGCGGATGAAAATGCTGTGGATTATCCTTTCTCAGTAACGGCGCATGAAGTAGCACATCAATGGTGGGCACATCAGGTGATTGGTGCAAACGTACAAGGAGCGACGATGCTTTCTGAAAGTCTATCCGAATACAGTTCTTTAAAAGTATTGGAAAAAGAGTATGGAAAAGGACAAATGCAGCGTTTTCTAAAAGATGCATTAGATGGCTATTTAGGCGGTCGATCATATGAAGATAAAAAAGAAAAACCGTTGATGTATAATGAGAACCAGCAGTATATTCATTACAACAAAGGGTCTTTGGTATTTTATACGATGAGTGATTATTTAGGGGATGCGGTTTTAAACGGAGTATTAAAGGAATATGTGAAAAAAGTAGCCTTCCAAGAAGCTCCTTATACGATTTCTACTGAATTAGTGAATGACATTAAACAAGCCACTCCTGATTCGCTGCGCTATATGGTGAAAGATATGTTTGAAACCATTACACTCTATGACAATTATGTAGATAAAGTAGAAGTGAAAAAACTAGATAATGGAAAGTACGAAGTGAAAATTAAAGCTTATGTAAGTAAATATAGGGCAGGAGATAAGGGAGAGAAACTATATGCGGATAAGGGAGAAACTCCACTTGTTTTTACAGGGGATAAGAATTTGAAAATAGAATCACTTCCTTTAGCTGATTATGTTGAGGTGGGAATTTTTATGAAAGATAAAACAGCTAAAAACAAAGATAAAGTATTGTATTTACAAAAAGTAAAAGTAACCGCTATCGAAAATGAATTTACGATTATTGTAGATGAACAACCGGTTGAGGTAGGAATTGATCCTTATTACAAGTTGATTGATACGCGTTCGTTTGACAATAGAAAAGCGATATAA
- the rplS gene encoding 50S ribosomal protein L19 produces the protein MADLMKFVQDELVAKKDFPAFKAGDTITVYYEIKEGDKKRTQFFKGVVIQRRGTGATETFTIRKMSGNVGVERIFPINMPALEKIELNQRGKVRRARIFYFRELTGKKARIKERRG, from the coding sequence ATGGCAGATTTAATGAAATTCGTTCAAGACGAATTAGTTGCAAAAAAAGACTTCCCAGCATTTAAAGCTGGAGACACAATTACTGTGTACTACGAAATTAAAGAGGGTGACAAAAAAAGAACTCAGTTCTTTAAAGGAGTAGTAATCCAAAGAAGAGGTACAGGTGCTACTGAGACTTTTACTATCCGTAAAATGTCTGGTAACGTTGGTGTAGAGCGTATCTTCCCAATCAACATGCCTGCTTTAGAAAAAATCGAATTAAATCAAAGAGGTAAAGTTCGTAGAGCTCGTATTTTCTACTTCAGAGAACTTACTGGTAAAAAAGCAAGAATCAAAGAAAGAAGAGGATAA